The following proteins are co-located in the Piscirickettsia litoralis genome:
- the recJ gene encoding single-stranded-DNA-specific exonuclease RecJ gives MQIRIQARKHCEKTFKQARRCGLDPLLAHVIANRVQGEGQAFDRIVEPRLADLTAPEQLKDAKYGAERIVRAIKNKEVIGILTDYDVDGITSHAIITRALTDYFQVNIENIQHLIGHRMEDGYGVSDGLTDKILSQEQLPSLIITADCGSSDQARIKRLQQAGIDVVVTDHHAIPSEGIPASAYAVINPTRKDCNYPDTVIAGCMVAWLLMCQVRLQLLKDNSNDVPPKLSGLLDYVALGTVADAVSLFNATNRAVVNTGLKVMNHLERPCWRAMKQLLNRQQLFGPEDLGFQLGPRINARSRMADPYAALRFLLARTDNEAMEHLLVLNTDNEERKLTERQMLEQAKIQAENCLVDKLLSIVTFDDGFHAGVQGIVASRLVDRYGYPCVVFSPTNDPEKLSGSARTIADVHIRDALQYVADHTEGVILAFGGHKGAAGLKIVRSRLAEFTHRFDEAIRAQLKVSELFPIRLSDGELALAELDLMAFDRLEQLQPFGREFEGPQFEGRFYVHSARLIGKEKIHLSLEFEQDGFYRSAIWFRALSQEGDSVPVQAGDQVRCLYRLSANEFRGERRLQLVIEACLNLESS, from the coding sequence ATGCAGATTAGAATCCAAGCGCGCAAGCACTGTGAGAAAACGTTTAAGCAAGCACGTCGTTGTGGTTTAGACCCTTTACTTGCCCATGTAATTGCAAATCGTGTGCAAGGTGAGGGTCAGGCATTTGATCGTATCGTTGAGCCGCGCTTAGCGGATTTAACGGCACCTGAGCAACTAAAAGATGCTAAATATGGTGCAGAGCGTATTGTGCGTGCGATTAAAAACAAAGAAGTTATTGGCATATTAACGGACTATGATGTTGATGGCATTACCTCTCATGCGATTATCACACGCGCATTGACTGATTATTTTCAAGTTAATATAGAGAATATACAGCACTTAATCGGTCATCGCATGGAAGATGGTTATGGCGTCAGTGATGGCCTAACTGACAAGATACTATCACAAGAGCAATTGCCTAGTTTGATTATTACCGCCGATTGTGGCTCTTCTGATCAAGCACGAATTAAGCGCCTACAGCAAGCGGGTATTGATGTTGTGGTAACTGACCATCATGCGATTCCAAGCGAAGGTATTCCAGCCTCGGCTTATGCGGTGATTAATCCAACGCGCAAAGATTGCAATTATCCTGACACTGTAATCGCCGGATGTATGGTCGCCTGGTTATTGATGTGTCAGGTGCGCTTGCAACTATTGAAAGATAACAGTAATGATGTTCCTCCTAAACTCAGTGGTCTGCTTGATTATGTGGCCTTAGGGACGGTTGCCGATGCGGTCTCATTGTTTAATGCAACAAATCGCGCGGTGGTGAATACTGGCCTTAAAGTGATGAATCACTTAGAGCGACCGTGTTGGCGAGCAATGAAGCAATTACTTAATCGTCAGCAGCTATTTGGCCCAGAAGATCTAGGTTTTCAGCTAGGGCCACGCATTAATGCCCGTTCGCGCATGGCTGATCCTTATGCAGCGCTGCGCTTCTTATTAGCACGGACTGACAATGAGGCGATGGAGCATTTATTAGTATTAAACACAGACAATGAAGAAAGAAAACTTACCGAGCGGCAGATGCTTGAGCAAGCTAAAATTCAAGCTGAAAACTGTTTAGTTGATAAATTACTTTCTATTGTTACTTTTGATGATGGTTTTCATGCAGGGGTTCAGGGTATTGTCGCATCGCGCCTAGTGGACCGTTATGGTTACCCATGTGTCGTTTTTTCACCGACGAATGACCCTGAGAAGTTAAGTGGTTCAGCGCGTACGATTGCTGATGTACATATCCGTGACGCCTTGCAATATGTTGCAGATCATACTGAGGGTGTGATTTTGGCCTTCGGGGGCCATAAAGGAGCGGCTGGACTAAAAATTGTGCGCAGCCGGCTGGCTGAATTTACCCATCGTTTTGATGAGGCAATACGTGCACAGCTTAAGGTCAGTGAGCTTTTTCCTATTCGTTTAAGTGATGGTGAATTAGCGCTTGCCGAGCTTGATTTAATGGCATTTGACCGACTAGAGCAGCTGCAGCCCTTCGGTCGTGAGTTTGAAGGGCCGCAATTTGAAGGTCGTTTTTATGTGCATAGCGCACGTTTAATTGGTAAAGAGAAAATACATCTAAGCCTAGAATTTGAGCAAGATGGTTTTTATCGCTCAGCGATCTGGTTTCGTGCCTTAAGCCAAGAAGGCGATAGTGTGCCAGTGCAAGCGGGTGATCAGGTGCGTTGCTTGTATCGGTTGTCGGCTAATGAGTTTCGAGGTGAGCGTCGTTTGCAGTTGGTTATTGAAGCTTGTTTAAATTTAGAGTCATCATAG
- a CDS encoding SGNH/GDSL hydrolase family protein has translation MPIQHKYIVNKYNIIALCLLSSISSGVCASELYSSTIPGTQSLLQAETPEVNIVIKNDSNTSLTFLYNGSSGTVVAGEVRSFKDTQKLYMNSAHLVIQPNGVSADGARHNWTMTGYSGFGGGIHLNSAGLGKATTWPGFTTIGISSNLSEMKAQNAYHEFAENMKVEPYKYRSNKHLLKYLPAGADKKLPESSSIQGSYGHDGSLYRWCSYNSNQKLSRCGKISDARVISALAKLGSPTKQKPTYYIEVKRVPKNITPYSEMYTLGDSLTDTQNVFYLTGGDMPRGVLYNGRWSNGLMWPDYVYEFTGLPVHNYAFGGMEIVHRFDANKKQANGQTALATDTFYMPSKLPITPNFKDQLALVKPELVNSLNHAQSNKKVLLSLFMGGNDIMEDIGGDALDLHKASQVFKDNLISFLNDLKNNDKVDFSKLSILLFTVPDITIAPQLHQFLVTQNDEPGRLQRVKKDTIIFNESIFNMEKELKNNYPDLEVKLFDAYSSVKSIQNDPDFYQFTPGSQPGVSSQLWGQKAASKGSHDSSNFMGYVNMQGVDKTIKDVPPILTVIGSVDIDRLIPYNPAIQSKAVIGGGVHPSTKTHFILASQLIYKNLLSGQSPSEQPTYYLQELAATKGFTNSSEDPVAFSKLLDMANSMWKTPDFADCINQKNMYL, from the coding sequence ATGCCTATTCAACATAAATATATTGTAAATAAATATAATATAATAGCTTTATGTTTATTGAGTTCTATTTCTAGTGGTGTTTGTGCAAGTGAGTTATATAGCTCTACAATTCCAGGCACTCAAAGTTTGTTACAAGCAGAGACTCCGGAAGTTAACATAGTTATTAAAAATGATTCTAATACATCATTAACCTTTTTATATAATGGTAGCAGTGGAACCGTAGTTGCAGGAGAGGTTAGAAGCTTTAAAGACACACAAAAGCTTTATATGAACTCAGCACATTTAGTAATTCAGCCAAATGGCGTTTCTGCTGATGGTGCAAGACACAACTGGACAATGACTGGTTATTCAGGGTTTGGGGGTGGCATTCACCTTAATTCCGCAGGCTTAGGTAAAGCTACGACTTGGCCAGGATTCACAACGATAGGCATCTCTTCAAATTTGTCAGAAATGAAAGCGCAGAATGCATATCATGAGTTTGCTGAAAATATGAAAGTTGAACCATATAAATACCGTAGTAACAAGCATTTATTAAAATATCTCCCTGCAGGGGCAGATAAGAAATTGCCAGAGAGTAGCTCTATACAAGGTAGCTACGGCCATGATGGTAGTTTATATCGATGGTGTTCTTACAACTCAAACCAAAAATTAAGTCGTTGCGGAAAAATTAGTGATGCTAGGGTAATTTCTGCGCTAGCTAAATTGGGTAGCCCAACTAAGCAAAAGCCAACTTACTACATTGAAGTGAAACGAGTTCCTAAAAATATAACTCCTTACTCTGAAATGTATACTTTGGGTGATAGTCTGACTGATACTCAAAATGTATTTTATCTTACTGGGGGAGATATGCCCAGAGGCGTTCTTTATAACGGCAGATGGAGTAATGGCCTTATGTGGCCTGACTATGTTTACGAATTTACAGGACTTCCTGTTCACAATTATGCATTTGGTGGAATGGAAATAGTCCATAGGTTTGATGCTAATAAGAAGCAAGCTAATGGGCAAACAGCTCTTGCAACGGATACTTTCTATATGCCTTCAAAACTACCTATTACTCCAAACTTTAAAGATCAGTTAGCCTTGGTTAAACCTGAGCTAGTTAACAGCCTAAATCATGCTCAAAGCAATAAAAAGGTGTTACTTTCACTTTTTATGGGTGGGAATGATATTATGGAAGATATTGGTGGGGATGCTCTTGATTTACATAAAGCATCTCAAGTTTTTAAAGATAATCTTATTAGTTTTTTAAATGACTTAAAAAATAATGATAAGGTAGATTTTTCTAAGTTGTCTATATTACTTTTTACTGTTCCTGATATAACGATTGCACCACAGCTCCATCAATTCCTAGTAACTCAAAATGATGAACCTGGAAGGCTCCAGAGGGTTAAAAAAGATACAATTATCTTTAATGAAAGTATATTTAATATGGAGAAAGAATTAAAAAATAACTACCCTGACCTTGAAGTGAAATTATTTGATGCATATTCATCAGTAAAAAGTATTCAAAATGACCCTGATTTTTATCAATTTACTCCAGGCTCCCAACCTGGGGTTTCATCGCAGCTTTGGGGGCAAAAAGCGGCTTCAAAAGGTTCGCATGATAGTAGTAATTTTATGGGCTATGTAAATATGCAAGGCGTTGATAAAACAATCAAAGACGTGCCTCCTATTCTCACAGTGATTGGTAGTGTGGATATTGATAGGCTTATTCCTTACAATCCTGCGATACAATCTAAAGCCGTTATTGGAGGTGGGGTTCATCCATCAACAAAAACTCACTTTATTTTAGCTTCACAGCTTATTTATAAAAATTTGTTATCAGGTCAAAGTCCAAGTGAGCAGCCTACGTATTATTTACAAGAATTAGCTGCAACCAAAGGGTTTACGAATAGCTCAGAAGATCCGGTTGCTTTTTCAAAATTGCTTGATATGGCTAACAGTATGTGGAAAACCCCTGATTTTGCTGATTGCATTAATCAAAAAAATATGTACCTTTAG
- a CDS encoding helix-turn-helix transcriptional regulator, with the protein MNLSSRTIEYHMTNIREKLNAKSKIELMSIYSLIRHAGMEYILINK; encoded by the coding sequence ATTAACCTTTCATCCCGTACAATAGAATACCACATGACAAATATAAGAGAAAAACTAAATGCAAAAAGTAAAATTGAGTTAATGTCAATTTACAGCTTGATAAGGCACGCAGGAATGGAATATATTTTAATAAATAAATAA
- a CDS encoding DUF4286 family protein: MVIYEVNLNIDIGIFDEYKSWLTLHMKEMMSFKGFLKADLCDDIENDRGLTEQAVTKNLTALYLIDSEKNLQHYFDHYAKSMRDDGIKQFGNQFRATRKIFKVSKSFNNSSVNEK, encoded by the coding sequence ATGGTTATTTATGAAGTGAATTTGAATATCGATATTGGCATTTTTGATGAGTATAAGTCTTGGCTCACTTTACACATGAAAGAGATGATGAGCTTTAAAGGCTTTTTAAAGGCGGATTTGTGCGATGATATAGAAAATGACCGCGGACTAACAGAGCAGGCCGTCACTAAAAACTTAACCGCTCTCTATCTCATCGATTCTGAGAAAAACTTACAACACTACTTCGACCATTACGCAAAATCCATGCGCGATGATGGCATTAAACAATTTGGCAATCAATTTCGTGCCACCCGCAAAATCTTCAAAGTATCAAAATCATTTAACAACTCATCAGTGAATGAAAAATAA
- a CDS encoding aminotransferase class V-fold PLP-dependent enzyme, which yields MQQDLDVQSLRKKFPALSRKQQGREIIFFDGPGGTQAPQAVLDAMSNYLAQSNSNLGGAYITSQETVNVLVEARQAAAEFF from the coding sequence ATGCAGCAAGATTTGGATGTTCAATCATTACGCAAAAAGTTCCCAGCCTTATCGCGTAAGCAACAAGGGCGAGAAATTATCTTTTTTGATGGGCCTGGGGGGACGCAAGCACCTCAAGCTGTGCTGGATGCAATGTCGAATTACCTGGCCCAGTCTAACAGCAATTTAGGTGGAGCTTATATCACTAGTCAAGAAACCGTTAATGTGCTGGTAGAAGCGCGTCAGGCGGCGGCTGAATTTTTTTAA
- a CDS encoding cysteine desulfurase-like protein has translation MTSLTFSMSRAIAQTWQAGDEIIITELDHAANTSTWQQAARDMGVKVHIAKAILPECRLDMDHLQSLINEKTRLVAVTHASHLSGTLVDVKKVTELAHRVGAQVYVDAVHFAPHCSIDVKDIDCDFLACSAYKFFGTHVGICYGKHQHLSTLTPYKVFPAPNTVPAKFETGTQSFEGLAGMVAAIDYLAGLGTGSSRRQQLVSGFETLRAYENQLAEYFFKGLENFTGYKLYGLTKLSDVSERTPTFALTFDQASPAKIAEALGKAGICVWHGLFYAELLGKATGLDQQGGVLRIGLTHYNSYEEIDMLFEELASIVLA, from the coding sequence ATGACAAGCTTAACTTTTTCGATGAGTCGAGCCATTGCACAAACTTGGCAAGCGGGTGATGAGATTATCATTACAGAGCTTGACCATGCTGCCAATACGTCGACCTGGCAGCAAGCGGCACGCGATATGGGAGTTAAGGTGCATATTGCTAAGGCAATATTGCCAGAGTGTCGATTAGATATGGATCATTTGCAATCACTTATCAATGAGAAAACACGCTTAGTTGCGGTGACGCATGCCTCGCACTTATCAGGGACGTTAGTGGATGTGAAAAAGGTCACTGAACTTGCTCATCGTGTCGGTGCGCAGGTCTATGTTGATGCTGTGCATTTTGCTCCGCATTGCAGTATCGATGTAAAAGACATCGATTGTGATTTTCTGGCCTGTTCAGCTTATAAATTTTTTGGTACGCACGTGGGCATTTGTTACGGTAAACATCAGCATTTATCAACATTAACGCCTTATAAGGTTTTTCCCGCACCTAACACTGTTCCAGCTAAGTTTGAAACAGGAACACAGAGCTTTGAAGGACTTGCTGGGATGGTTGCAGCGATAGATTATTTGGCAGGTTTAGGCACCGGTTCCTCACGTCGTCAGCAGCTTGTCAGCGGCTTTGAAACTTTGCGTGCCTATGAGAATCAGCTTGCTGAATATTTTTTCAAAGGGTTGGAAAATTTTACCGGCTATAAGTTGTATGGTTTAACTAAGCTCAGTGATGTTTCAGAACGCACGCCGACATTTGCACTGACTTTTGATCAGGCCAGCCCTGCTAAGATTGCCGAAGCTTTGGGTAAGGCGGGTATTTGTGTTTGGCATGGTTTATTTTATGCCGAGTTATTGGGTAAGGCGACGGGGCTTGACCAGCAAGGTGGTGTATTGCGTATTGGCTTAACTCACTACAATAGTTATGAAGAAATCGATATGCTTTTTGAAGAGTTAGCTTCTATTGTTTTAGCTTAA
- a CDS encoding MFS transporter: MVAVLSFALSHTELVAWGWRVPFMISGAFGVYLILLRLKLPESDEFNSIKRQNETKKNSSILSNKKLLFLSFFLPAGASAGVYFFVYQVSYITTFIHADLFKATAINTISTILLTIFIPIFAKLADRHGIQKVLYSGLGLLIITALPLFWLMSQQSLPMIILGQLLFAIVLSPYLGLNAVFMASLYPTQIRITAFSFVYNLAVAIFGSSIPLVAIYLQKKVHFQFASGIYFIAMCLISLTALIILSKHKTTSNKTLNLQPASHSV; encoded by the coding sequence GTGGTTGCAGTGCTCAGCTTCGCTTTAAGCCACACAGAGCTAGTTGCATGGGGATGGCGAGTGCCTTTCATGATTTCAGGGGCATTTGGAGTATACCTAATTCTATTACGCTTAAAACTTCCTGAATCAGACGAATTTAATTCGATAAAAAGGCAAAATGAAACCAAGAAAAACAGCTCCATCCTCAGTAATAAAAAATTACTTTTTCTTTCTTTTTTCTTACCAGCAGGAGCATCAGCCGGAGTATATTTTTTTGTTTATCAAGTGAGCTATATCACGACATTTATTCATGCTGACTTATTCAAAGCTACTGCCATCAATACCATTTCAACAATACTACTAACAATTTTCATCCCTATTTTTGCTAAACTAGCCGACCGCCACGGTATTCAAAAAGTATTGTACTCTGGCCTTGGCTTATTGATTATTACAGCCTTGCCATTGTTTTGGTTAATGTCACAACAATCTCTGCCAATGATTATTTTAGGTCAACTGTTATTTGCGATTGTACTGTCGCCTTACCTAGGCTTAAATGCAGTATTCATGGCAAGTTTATACCCAACCCAAATTCGTATCACCGCATTTTCATTTGTGTATAACCTAGCTGTTGCTATTTTTGGCTCTTCTATTCCTCTCGTTGCGATCTACTTACAGAAAAAAGTACATTTTCAATTCGCTTCTGGCATCTACTTTATTGCAATGTGTTTGATTTCATTGACTGCCCTAATTATTTTAAGCAAACACAAAACCACCTCTAATAAAACACTAAATTTACAACCGGCCAGTCACTCTGTTTAA